One Phaseolus vulgaris cultivar G19833 chromosome 2, P. vulgaris v2.0, whole genome shotgun sequence DNA window includes the following coding sequences:
- the LOC137811857 gene encoding calmodulin-binding transcription activator 2-like isoform X1, whose translation MAEPASYGLGPRLDLQQLQLEAQNRWLRPAEICEILCNYRMFQITPEPPNRPPSGSLFLFDRKVLRYFRKDGHIWRKKKDGKTVKEAHEKLKVGSVDVLHCYYAHGEENESFQRRSYWMLEPDMMHIVFVHYLDVKVNKTNVGGKTYSGEATSDSQNGSSLSSGFPRNYGSVPSGSTDSMSPTSTLTSLCEDADSEDIHQASSGLQSYHESKSLGPMDKIDACSSSSYLTHPFSGDPAQFPVPGAEYIPFVQGHKSRASDTAYTEGHRAHDIASWNNAMEQSSGKHTATSLVSSTSIPTSASGNILEENNTVPGNLLGRKNALTEEERASQPIHSNWQIPFEDDTIELPKWSLTQSLGLEFGSDYGTSLLGDVTDTVGPEIVAEMFTFNGELKEKSVHQNISKQYTNTQSQPATKSNSEYEVPGEASINYALTMKRGLLDGEESLKKVDSFSRWITKEFAGVDDLHMQSSPGISWSTDDCGDVIDDTSLNLSLSQDQLFSINDFSPKWAYAESEIEVLIVGTFLKSQPMVTACNWSCMFGEVEVPAEVLANGILCCQAPPHKIGRVPFYVTRANRFACSEVREFEYREGVDRNVDFADFFNSATEMVLHLRLVGLLSLNSAHTSNQVFEDDMEKRNLIFKLISLKEEEEYSCREETTVEMDTTKHKLKEHMFHKQVKETLYSWLLRKVTETGKGPRVLSEEGQGVLHLVAALGYDWAIKPIITAGVNINFRDASGWTALHWAAYCGRERTVAVLVSMGADTKAVTDPCSEAREGRSPADLASSNGHKGLSGFLAESLLTSQLELLTMEENKDGRKETSGMKAVQTVSERTALPVLYGEVPDAICLKDSLNAVRNATQAADRIHQVYRMQSFQRKQLAQHDDDEFGLSDQQALSLLASRTNKSGQGEGLASAAAIQIQKKFRGWKKRKEFLIIRQRIVKIQAHVRGHQVRKQYKPIIWSVGILEKVILRWRRKGSGLRGFRSDTVNKVVPDQPSESLKEDDYDFLKEGRKQSEARFKKALSRVKSMVQYPEARAQYRRVLNVVEDFRQTKQGDNMNSMNSEEAVDGVEDLIDIDMLLDDENFLPIAFD comes from the exons ATGGCGGAGCCTGCTTCTTACGGTTTGGGACCTCGATTAG ATCTTCAGCAATTACAACTTGAAGCCCAGAATAGGTGGTTGCGCCCTGCAGAAATATGTGAAATTCTTTGCAATTATCGGATGTTTCAAATCACACCAGAACCACCTAACAGGCCACCAA GTGGCTCCCTTTTTCTATTTGATCGGAAGGTTTTAAGGTACTTCAGAAAAGATGGACATATTTGGAGAAAGAAAAAGGATGGAAAGACTGTGAAGGAAGCTCATGAAAAGTTGAAG GTGGGAAGTGTTGATGTGTTGCACTGCTACTATGCCCATGGAGAAGAAAATGAAAGTTTTCAGAGGCGAAGCTATTGGATGCTTGAACC GGATATGATGCATATAGTATTTGTCCACTACTTGGATGTTAAG GTTAACAAAACCAATGTTGGTGGAAAAACATATTCTGGTGAGGCTACATCAGATTCCCAGAATGGAAGTTCTTTGTCATCTGGCTTTCCCAGAAATTATGGTAGTGTGCCTTCAGGAAGTACAGATTCCATGAGCCCAACCAGCACTTTGACGTCTTTATGTGAAGATGCTGATTCAG AGGATATTCATCAAGCAAGTTCAGGATTACAATCCTATCATGAATCAAAAAGTTTGGGGCCGATGGATAAGATTGATGCTTGTTCAAGTAGTTCATATCTTACACATCCATTTTCAG GTGATCCTGCACAGTTTCCAGTTCCTGGAGCTGAATATATCCCATTTGTTCAGGGTCATAAGTCTAGAGCTAGTGATACTGCTTACACCGAGGGTCATAGAGCACATGACATTGCATCATGGAACAATGCCATGGAGCAGTCTTCAGGAAAGCATACTGCTACTTCTCTTGTATCATCTACATCTATTCCAACAAGTGCATCGGGAAACATCCTTGAAGAAAACAATACTGTTCCAGGCAACCTTTTAGGGCGTAAAAATGCCCTCACTGAAGAGGAAAGGGCCTCACAGCCTATCCACTCAAATTGGCAG ATTCCTTTTGAAGACGATACAATAGAATTACCTAAGTGGAGCCTTACCCAATCATTGGGCTTGGAATTTGGATCTGATTATGGCACTAGTTTACTGGGGGATGTAACTGATACTGTAGGCCCAGAAATTGTTGCTGAGATGTTCACTTTTAATGGTGAGTTAAAAGAGAAGTCTGTGCACCAAAACATCTCAAAGCAGTATACAAATACACAATCTCAACCTGCAACGAAATCCAATTCTGAGTATGAAGTGCCTGGTGAAGCCAGTATTAATTATGCCTTGACCATGAAGCGTGGATTATTGGATGGAGAGGAGAGCTTAAAGAAGGTTGATAGTTTCTCTAGGTGGATTACTAAAGAATTTGCAGGTGTGGATGATCTGCATATGCAGTCCTCCCCTGGCATTTCATGGAGCACAGATGATTGTGGAGATGTGATAGATGATACATCATTAAACCTGTCCCTTTCTCAAGATCAGCTGTTTAGCATAAATGATTTTTCACCTAAATGGGCTTATGCTGAATCAGAAATTGAG GTGTTGATTGTTGGAACATTTTTGAAGAGTCAACCTATGGTGACAGCATGTAATTGGTCCTGTATGTTTGGGGAAGTGGAGGTTCCTGCTGAGGTTTTAGCAAACGGAATTCTATGCTGTCAAGCTCCACCTCATAAGATTGGACGGGTTCCCTTCTATGTAACACGTGCCAATAGGTTTGCTTGTAGTGAAGTTCGGGAATTTGAGTACAGAGAAGGTGTCGACAGAAATGTCGATTTTGCAGATTTTTTTAACAGTGCAACTGAAATGGTCCTTCATTTGCGACTGGTGGGGTTACTTTCTTTAAATTCAGCGCACACTTCAAATCAAGTGTTTGAGGATGATATGGAGAAAAGAAACTTAATTTTCAAGCTTATTTCAttgaaagaggaagaagaataTTCATGTAGAGAAGAGACAACTGTGGAGATGGATACAACAAAACACAAGTTGAAGGAGCATATGTTTCACAAGCAGGTTAAAGAGACCTTGTACTCATGGCTTCTTCGCAAAGTAACTGAAACTGGTAAAGGGCCTCGTGTATTAAGTGAAGAAGGGCAGGGCGTGTTACATTTAGTTGCTGCTCTTGGTTACGATTGGGCCATAAAACCAATCATAACTGCTGGAGTCAATATCAACTTCCGTGATGCGAGTGGATGGACAGCTTTACATTGGGCTGCATACTGTGGCCG GGAGCGAACAGTTGCAGTCCTTGTGTCCATGGGTGCAGACACTAAAGCAGTGACAGATCCATGTTCAGAAGCTCGTGAAGGTAGATCACCTGCGGATCTTGCTTCTAGCAATGGGCACAAAGGACTTTCCGGTTTTCTTGCTGAGTCATTATTAACTAGCCAGCTTGAATTACTCACGATGGAGGAAAATAAAGATGGTAGGAAAGAAACTTCAGGAATGAAAGCAGTACAAACAGTTTCAGAGCGAACTGCTTTACCTGTGCTTTATGGTGAAGTACCAGATGCTATCTGCCTTAAGGATTCCCTCAATGCTGTCCGGAATGCTACACAAGCTGCTGATCGAATACATCAAGTATACAGAATGCAGTCATTTCAGAGGAAACAGTTAGCTCagcatgatgatgatgaatttGGATTGTCAGATCAACAAGCTCTTTCCCTTTTAGCTTCTAGGACGAACAAATCTGGACAAGGAGAGGGTTTAGCCAGTGCTGCTGCAATACAAATACAGAAAAAGTTTCGGGGTtggaagaagagaaaagaatTCTTGATCATTCGTCAAAGAATTGTTAAAATCCAG GCTCATGTAAGAGGTCACCAGGTCAGAAAGCAGTATAAACCAATCATATGGTCCGTGGGAATCCTGGAAAAGGTCATATTACGCTGGAGGCGCAAGGGTAGTGGTTTACGTGGATTTCGATCAGATACCGTGAACAAGGTCGTCCCTGACCAACCAAGCGAATCTCTGAAAGAGGATGATTATGATTTTCTCAAGGAAGGAAGGAAACAGAGTGAAGCAAGGTTCAAAAAGGCCCTTTCACGGGTGAAGTCCATGGTTCAGTATCCAGAGGCACGGGCTCAATACCGGCGGGTGCTAAATGTAGTTGAGGACTTCCGTCAAACCAAG CAGGGAGATAATATGAATTCGATGAATTCTGAAGAGGCAGTTGACGGTGTGGAggatttgattgatattgacaTGCTTTTAGATGATGAAAATTTCTTACCTATAGCTTTCGATTGA
- the LOC137811849 gene encoding ubiquinol oxidase 2, mitochondrial, protein MKFIAFSYTVRRALLNGRNCNHLGSTAVMACAAPETRLLCAGAANGGLFYWRRSMASPAEAKLPEKDKEKEKAEKSVVESSYWGISRPRIMREDGTEWPWNCFMPWETYQSNLSIDLTKHHVPKNFPDKVAYRTVKLLRIPTDLFFQRRYGCRAMMLETVAAVPGMVGGMLLHLRSLRKFQQSGGWIKALMEEAENERMHLMTMVELVKPKWYERLLVLAVQGVFFNAFFALYILSPKVAHRIVGYLEEEAIHSYTEYLKDIERGAIENVPAPAIAIDYWRLPKDAKLKDVITVIRADEAHHRDVNHFASDIHFQGKELREAPAPLGYH, encoded by the exons ATGAAGTTCATTGCATTCAGTTATACGGTTCGGCGAGCTTTGCTCAATGGCCGCAACTGCAACCACCTCGGTTCGACGGCGGTGATGGCGTGTGCGGCTCCGGAAACGAGGCTTCTCTGTGCCGGCGCCGCCAACGGAGGGCTCTTCTACTGGAGGAGGTCGATGGCTTCACCGGCGGAAGCAAAGTTGCCTGAGAAGGACAAGGAAAAGGAGAAGGCCGAGAAGAGTGTGGTGGAGTCCAGTTATTGGGGGATTTCGAGGCCGAGGATTATGAGAGAGGACGGAACGGAGTGGCCTTGGAACTGCTTCATG CCTTGGGAGACTTATCAATCAAACCTGTCGATAGATCTTACTAAACATCATGTGCCAAAGAATTTTCCGGACAAAGTTGCTTACAGGACCGTGAAACTCCTCAGAATTCccacagatttattttttcag AGACGGTATGGTTGCCGTGCAATGATGCTAGAAACGGTTGCAGCTGTTCCTGGCATGGTAGGAGGGATGTTGTTGCACCTTAGGTCACTGCGTAAGTTTCAGCAAAGTGGTGGTTGGATCAAAGCATTGATGGAGGAAGCAGAGAATGAGAGAATGCACCTAATGACTATGGTGGAACTTGTGAAGCCTAAATGGTACGAAAGGCTGCTGGTTCTTGCTGTACAGGGAGTTTTCTTCAATGCGTTTTTTGCACTTTACATACTCTCCCCCAAGGTGGCTCATAGAATAGTTGGGTATCTTGAGGAGGAGGCTATACATTCTTACACGGAGTATTTGAAGGATATTGAAAGAGGTGCAATCGAAAATGTTCCTGCTCCTGCCATTGCAATAGACTATTGGAGGCTTCCCAAGGATGCCAAGTTGAAAGATGTTATAACAGTCATTCGTGCTGACGAGGCTCATCATCGAGATGTGAATCATTTTGCTTCT GATATCCACTTTCAAGGTAAAGAACTGCGGGAAGCACCAGCTCCTCTTGGTTATCACTAA
- the LOC137811851 gene encoding alternative oxidase 3, mitochondrial yields MLSRSTMKHTLVKSAAQALIGGGRSYYRHLPTAKILEPTHQHGGGAFGSFYLRRMSTLPDTKDHNSEENKNEVKENNTNAVTSSYWGISRPKVHREDGTEWPWNCFMPWDTYHSDVSIDVTKHHTPKSLTDKVAFKSVKFLRVLSDLYFKERYGCHAMMLETIAAVPGMVGGMLLHLKSLRKFQHSGGWIKALLEEAENERMHLMTMVELVNPKWHERLLIFAAQGVFFNGFFVFYLLSPKAAHRFVGYLEEEAVISYTQHLEAIESGKVENVPAPAIAIDYWRLPKDATLKDVVTVIRADEAHHRDVNHFASDIHHQGKELRDAPAPVGYH; encoded by the exons ATGCTGTCAAGATCCACCATGAAGCATACTTTAGTAAAGTCAGCGGCACAAGCTCTGATTGGCGGTGGTCGTAGCTACTACCGCCACCTCCCAACAGCGAAGATCTTGGAGCCGACACACCAGCATGGCGGCGGCGCGTTTGGAAGCTTCTATTTGCGGAGGATGTCCACTCTTCCAGACACCAAGGATCACAACTCAGAGGAGAATAAAAACGAGGTCAAAGAGAACAACACCAACGCCGTCACGTCGAGTTACTGGGGGATATCAAGGCCCAAGGTTCATAGGGAGGACGGAACTGAGTGGCCATGGAACTGTTTCATG CCATGGGACACTTACCACTCAGATGTGTCAATAGACGTGACCAAGCATCACACACCGAAGTCGTTAACGGACAAGGTTGCTTTTAAGTCTGTCAAGTTTCTAAGGGTTCTCTCTGATTTATACTTCAAG GAACGGTATGGGTGCCATGCCATGATGCTGGAAACAATTGCAGCTGTTCCAGGAATGGTGGGAGGGATGTTGCTGCACCTGAAGTCTCTGAGGAAGTTTCAGCACAGTGGGGGTTGGATCAAGGCATTGCTTGAGGAAGCAGAGAACGAGAGGATGCACCTGATGACCATGGTGGAGCTGGTGAATCCCAAATGGCACGAGAGGCTGCTGATTTTCGCTGCACAGGGCGTTTTCTTCAACGGTTTCTTCGTGTTTTACCTCCTCTCACCAAAAGCAGCACACAGGTTTGTTGGGTATTTAGAGGAAGAGGCTGTGATTTCATACACACAGCATTTGGAAGCAATTGAGAGTGGCAAAGTTGAAAACGTCCCTGCCCCTGCCATTGCTATTGACTACTGGAGGCTCCCCAAGGATGCAACTCTCAAGGACGTTGTCACTGTTATTCGTGCAGATGAGGCTCACCACAGGGATGTCAACCACTTTGCTTCT GATATTCATCACCAAGGAAAGGAATTAAGAGACGCTCCAGCTCCTGTTGGTTATCATTGA
- the LOC137811857 gene encoding calmodulin-binding transcription activator 2-like isoform X2, translated as MAEPASYGLGPRLDLQQLQLEAQNRWLRPAEICEILCNYRMFQITPEPPNRPPSGSLFLFDRKVLRYFRKDGHIWRKKKDGKTVKEAHEKLKVGSVDVLHCYYAHGEENESFQRRSYWMLEPDMMHIVFVHYLDVKVNKTNVGGKTYSGEATSDSQNGSSLSSGFPRNYGSVPSGSTDSMSPTSTLTSLCEDADSEDIHQASSGLQSYHESKSLGPMDKIDACSSSSYLTHPFSGDPAQFPVPGAEYIPFVQGHKSRASDTAYTEGHRAHDIASWNNAMEQSSGKHTATSLVSSTSIPTSASGNILEENNTVPGNLLGRKNALTEEERASQPIHSNWQIPFEDDTIELPKWSLTQSLGLEFGSDYGTSLLGDVTDTVGPEIVAEMFTFNGELKEKSVHQNISKQYTNTQSQPATKSNSEYEVPGEASINYALTMKRGLLDGEESLKKVDSFSRWITKEFAGVDDLHMQSSPGISWSTDDCGDVIDDTSLNLSLSQDQLFSINDFSPKWAYAESEIEVLIVGTFLKSQPMVTACNWSCMFGEVEVPAEVLANGILCCQAPPHKIGRVPFYVTRANRFACSEVREFEYREGVDRNVDFADFFNSATEMVLHLRLVGLLSLNSAHTSNQVFEDDMEKRNLIFKLISLKEEEEYSCREETTVEMDTTKHKLKEHMFHKQVKETLYSWLLRKVTETGKGPRVLSEEGQGVLHLVAALGYDWAIKPIITAGVNINFRDASGWTALHWAAYCGRERTVAVLVSMGADTKAVTDPCSEAREGRSPADLASSNGHKGLSGFLAESLLTSQLELLTMEENKDGRKETSGMKAVQTVSERTALPVLYGEVPDAICLKDSLNAVRNATQAADRIHQVYRMQSFQRKQLAQHDDDEFGLSDQQALSLLASRTNKSGQGEGLASAAAIQIQKKFRGWKKRKEFLIIRQRIVKIQAHVRGHQVRKQYKPIIWSVGILEKVILRWRRKGSGLRGFRSDTVNKVVPDQPSESLKEDDYDFLKEGRKQSEARFKKALSRVKSMVQYPEARAQYRRVLNVVEDFRQTKGDNMNSMNSEEAVDGVEDLIDIDMLLDDENFLPIAFD; from the exons ATGGCGGAGCCTGCTTCTTACGGTTTGGGACCTCGATTAG ATCTTCAGCAATTACAACTTGAAGCCCAGAATAGGTGGTTGCGCCCTGCAGAAATATGTGAAATTCTTTGCAATTATCGGATGTTTCAAATCACACCAGAACCACCTAACAGGCCACCAA GTGGCTCCCTTTTTCTATTTGATCGGAAGGTTTTAAGGTACTTCAGAAAAGATGGACATATTTGGAGAAAGAAAAAGGATGGAAAGACTGTGAAGGAAGCTCATGAAAAGTTGAAG GTGGGAAGTGTTGATGTGTTGCACTGCTACTATGCCCATGGAGAAGAAAATGAAAGTTTTCAGAGGCGAAGCTATTGGATGCTTGAACC GGATATGATGCATATAGTATTTGTCCACTACTTGGATGTTAAG GTTAACAAAACCAATGTTGGTGGAAAAACATATTCTGGTGAGGCTACATCAGATTCCCAGAATGGAAGTTCTTTGTCATCTGGCTTTCCCAGAAATTATGGTAGTGTGCCTTCAGGAAGTACAGATTCCATGAGCCCAACCAGCACTTTGACGTCTTTATGTGAAGATGCTGATTCAG AGGATATTCATCAAGCAAGTTCAGGATTACAATCCTATCATGAATCAAAAAGTTTGGGGCCGATGGATAAGATTGATGCTTGTTCAAGTAGTTCATATCTTACACATCCATTTTCAG GTGATCCTGCACAGTTTCCAGTTCCTGGAGCTGAATATATCCCATTTGTTCAGGGTCATAAGTCTAGAGCTAGTGATACTGCTTACACCGAGGGTCATAGAGCACATGACATTGCATCATGGAACAATGCCATGGAGCAGTCTTCAGGAAAGCATACTGCTACTTCTCTTGTATCATCTACATCTATTCCAACAAGTGCATCGGGAAACATCCTTGAAGAAAACAATACTGTTCCAGGCAACCTTTTAGGGCGTAAAAATGCCCTCACTGAAGAGGAAAGGGCCTCACAGCCTATCCACTCAAATTGGCAG ATTCCTTTTGAAGACGATACAATAGAATTACCTAAGTGGAGCCTTACCCAATCATTGGGCTTGGAATTTGGATCTGATTATGGCACTAGTTTACTGGGGGATGTAACTGATACTGTAGGCCCAGAAATTGTTGCTGAGATGTTCACTTTTAATGGTGAGTTAAAAGAGAAGTCTGTGCACCAAAACATCTCAAAGCAGTATACAAATACACAATCTCAACCTGCAACGAAATCCAATTCTGAGTATGAAGTGCCTGGTGAAGCCAGTATTAATTATGCCTTGACCATGAAGCGTGGATTATTGGATGGAGAGGAGAGCTTAAAGAAGGTTGATAGTTTCTCTAGGTGGATTACTAAAGAATTTGCAGGTGTGGATGATCTGCATATGCAGTCCTCCCCTGGCATTTCATGGAGCACAGATGATTGTGGAGATGTGATAGATGATACATCATTAAACCTGTCCCTTTCTCAAGATCAGCTGTTTAGCATAAATGATTTTTCACCTAAATGGGCTTATGCTGAATCAGAAATTGAG GTGTTGATTGTTGGAACATTTTTGAAGAGTCAACCTATGGTGACAGCATGTAATTGGTCCTGTATGTTTGGGGAAGTGGAGGTTCCTGCTGAGGTTTTAGCAAACGGAATTCTATGCTGTCAAGCTCCACCTCATAAGATTGGACGGGTTCCCTTCTATGTAACACGTGCCAATAGGTTTGCTTGTAGTGAAGTTCGGGAATTTGAGTACAGAGAAGGTGTCGACAGAAATGTCGATTTTGCAGATTTTTTTAACAGTGCAACTGAAATGGTCCTTCATTTGCGACTGGTGGGGTTACTTTCTTTAAATTCAGCGCACACTTCAAATCAAGTGTTTGAGGATGATATGGAGAAAAGAAACTTAATTTTCAAGCTTATTTCAttgaaagaggaagaagaataTTCATGTAGAGAAGAGACAACTGTGGAGATGGATACAACAAAACACAAGTTGAAGGAGCATATGTTTCACAAGCAGGTTAAAGAGACCTTGTACTCATGGCTTCTTCGCAAAGTAACTGAAACTGGTAAAGGGCCTCGTGTATTAAGTGAAGAAGGGCAGGGCGTGTTACATTTAGTTGCTGCTCTTGGTTACGATTGGGCCATAAAACCAATCATAACTGCTGGAGTCAATATCAACTTCCGTGATGCGAGTGGATGGACAGCTTTACATTGGGCTGCATACTGTGGCCG GGAGCGAACAGTTGCAGTCCTTGTGTCCATGGGTGCAGACACTAAAGCAGTGACAGATCCATGTTCAGAAGCTCGTGAAGGTAGATCACCTGCGGATCTTGCTTCTAGCAATGGGCACAAAGGACTTTCCGGTTTTCTTGCTGAGTCATTATTAACTAGCCAGCTTGAATTACTCACGATGGAGGAAAATAAAGATGGTAGGAAAGAAACTTCAGGAATGAAAGCAGTACAAACAGTTTCAGAGCGAACTGCTTTACCTGTGCTTTATGGTGAAGTACCAGATGCTATCTGCCTTAAGGATTCCCTCAATGCTGTCCGGAATGCTACACAAGCTGCTGATCGAATACATCAAGTATACAGAATGCAGTCATTTCAGAGGAAACAGTTAGCTCagcatgatgatgatgaatttGGATTGTCAGATCAACAAGCTCTTTCCCTTTTAGCTTCTAGGACGAACAAATCTGGACAAGGAGAGGGTTTAGCCAGTGCTGCTGCAATACAAATACAGAAAAAGTTTCGGGGTtggaagaagagaaaagaatTCTTGATCATTCGTCAAAGAATTGTTAAAATCCAG GCTCATGTAAGAGGTCACCAGGTCAGAAAGCAGTATAAACCAATCATATGGTCCGTGGGAATCCTGGAAAAGGTCATATTACGCTGGAGGCGCAAGGGTAGTGGTTTACGTGGATTTCGATCAGATACCGTGAACAAGGTCGTCCCTGACCAACCAAGCGAATCTCTGAAAGAGGATGATTATGATTTTCTCAAGGAAGGAAGGAAACAGAGTGAAGCAAGGTTCAAAAAGGCCCTTTCACGGGTGAAGTCCATGGTTCAGTATCCAGAGGCACGGGCTCAATACCGGCGGGTGCTAAATGTAGTTGAGGACTTCCGTCAAACCAAG GGAGATAATATGAATTCGATGAATTCTGAAGAGGCAGTTGACGGTGTGGAggatttgattgatattgacaTGCTTTTAGATGATGAAAATTTCTTACCTATAGCTTTCGATTGA